One genomic window of Mycolicibacterium neoaurum includes the following:
- a CDS encoding NUDIX hydrolase, translating into MAHRSTEHEVLAVVLQVRRLDTKNPQLSVLLWERAMDPERGAWALPGGRLRHDEDMISSVRRQLAEKVDLRELTHLEQLAVFSDPARVPGARTIASTFLGLVPSPATPALPPDTRWHPVSNLPPMAFDHGTMVENACARLIAKLSYTNIGFALAPREFALSTLRDIYSAALGHPVDVTNLQRVLERRQVITRTGTTARSGRSGGRPAALYRFAEDRYRVTDEFAALRPPG; encoded by the coding sequence ATGGCTCATCGTAGCACCGAACACGAAGTGCTCGCCGTCGTGCTCCAGGTTCGCCGGCTCGACACCAAAAATCCGCAGCTCAGCGTCTTGCTGTGGGAACGCGCGATGGATCCCGAACGCGGCGCCTGGGCACTGCCCGGCGGCCGCCTGCGTCACGACGAGGACATGATCAGTTCAGTTCGGCGCCAACTCGCCGAGAAGGTCGACCTGCGCGAACTGACCCACCTGGAGCAACTCGCGGTGTTCTCCGATCCGGCCCGGGTGCCGGGGGCGCGCACCATCGCATCGACCTTCCTCGGACTCGTGCCCTCCCCCGCCACCCCCGCGCTACCGCCGGACACCCGCTGGCACCCGGTGTCGAACCTTCCGCCGATGGCCTTCGACCACGGCACCATGGTCGAGAACGCATGCGCCCGACTGATCGCCAAACTGTCGTACACCAATATCGGTTTCGCCTTGGCACCAAGGGAATTCGCATTGTCGACATTGCGGGACATCTACAGCGCGGCACTCGGACACCCGGTGGACGTGACCAATCTGCAGCGGGTGCTCGAGCGGCGGCAGGTGATCACCAGGACGGGCACCACGGCCCGTTCCGGCCGCAGCGGCGGGCGGCCCGCGGCGCTGTACCGGTTCGCCGAGGACCGGTATCGGGTGACCGACGAGTTCGCAGCGTTACGGCCCCCAGGGTGA
- a CDS encoding nitroreductase family deazaflavin-dependent oxidoreductase has translation MSASPSRKEHPNNATGVPMLVPPALENFQIKYINPLMTPLSRKMPGMSVIRHVGRTSGTAYETPVTAYRKGDVLAIGLIHGKTNWVKNVLAAGSADITVSGKDLHVVNPRVLPAGTVDRSLPFLARMMLRKTGVFVADIA, from the coding sequence ATGTCCGCGTCACCGTCACGAAAAGAACACCCCAATAACGCCACCGGTGTGCCAATGTTGGTGCCGCCCGCGCTGGAGAACTTCCAGATCAAGTACATCAACCCGCTGATGACGCCGTTGAGCCGCAAGATGCCGGGGATGAGTGTCATCCGGCACGTCGGGCGCACCTCGGGGACCGCCTATGAGACGCCGGTCACCGCTTATCGCAAGGGCGATGTGCTGGCCATCGGACTGATCCATGGGAAGACCAATTGGGTCAAGAATGTGTTGGCCGCCGGGTCGGCGGACATCACGGTCTCGGGCAAGGATCTGCACGTGGTCAACCCGCGGGTCCTGCCCGCGGGCACGGTCGACCGCTCCCTGCCGTTCCTCGCCAGGATGATGCTGCGCAAGACCGGGGTGTTCGTCGCCGATATCGCCTGA
- a CDS encoding lipase family protein: MNFGSSAVSDAEWIGAVPHEALDRRARPQLPEDDPFYVAPEGFQHATPGTVLRSRDVELAFLGLIPQQIRAVQLLYRTTDMNGRPEAAATTIVIPAERGPEQICPLVSYQCAIDAITSRCFPSYALRRHAMAPGSVPQFEMLLIAAAIAEGWAVSVPDHEGVNGSWGTPYEPGYRVLDGLRAALSSEQLALSPEAPIGLWGYSGGGLASAWAAEMSGSYAPELNIVGAVLGSPVGDLGRTFRKLNGTFAAALPALVVAALADVYPGLQRIIAEHTSEYGRDLLDRLHHMTTVEAIVRFWRTDMGDLLDQPLEQILATPEVQHVFDDIKLGAAVPTPPVLIIQAVHDEIISVDGIDELADTYSSGGAHVTYHRDMFSEHLLLHPMSAPMALRWLSDRFAGRPLGANLARTTWPTLFNPSTYRGMARLAVITAKVLTGRRLRRLPLSVLDR, from the coding sequence ATGAACTTTGGCAGCTCCGCCGTATCGGATGCCGAATGGATCGGCGCCGTCCCGCATGAGGCGCTCGACCGACGCGCCCGCCCGCAGCTGCCCGAAGACGATCCGTTCTATGTGGCACCGGAGGGGTTCCAGCACGCCACCCCGGGCACCGTGCTGCGCAGCCGAGACGTCGAGCTGGCCTTCCTCGGCCTGATACCGCAGCAGATCCGGGCAGTACAACTGCTGTACCGAACCACCGATATGAACGGCAGGCCCGAGGCCGCCGCCACGACGATCGTCATCCCGGCGGAGCGTGGGCCCGAGCAGATCTGCCCGCTGGTCTCCTACCAGTGCGCGATCGACGCGATCACCTCGCGATGCTTTCCGTCCTATGCTCTGCGCCGCCACGCCATGGCGCCGGGCTCGGTGCCACAGTTCGAGATGCTGCTGATTGCCGCCGCGATCGCCGAGGGCTGGGCGGTCTCGGTGCCCGACCACGAGGGCGTCAACGGCAGCTGGGGTACGCCGTACGAGCCCGGCTACCGCGTCCTGGACGGCCTGCGGGCGGCTCTGAGCTCCGAACAGCTCGCGCTCTCCCCCGAGGCGCCGATCGGCCTGTGGGGCTACTCCGGTGGCGGGCTGGCCAGTGCCTGGGCCGCCGAGATGAGCGGAAGCTACGCACCGGAGCTCAATATCGTCGGCGCCGTCCTCGGCTCCCCGGTCGGCGACCTGGGCCGCACGTTCCGCAAGCTCAACGGCACCTTCGCCGCGGCCCTGCCCGCGCTGGTGGTCGCGGCGCTGGCCGATGTCTACCCCGGTCTGCAGCGGATCATCGCCGAGCACACCAGCGAATACGGCCGTGACCTGCTGGACCGGCTGCACCACATGACGACGGTGGAAGCCATCGTGCGGTTCTGGCGCACCGATATGGGCGATCTTCTCGATCAACCGCTGGAACAGATCCTGGCCACCCCCGAGGTGCAGCACGTCTTCGACGACATCAAGCTCGGTGCCGCGGTGCCGACCCCGCCGGTGCTGATCATCCAGGCCGTGCACGACGAGATCATCTCGGTGGACGGTATCGACGAGCTGGCCGACACCTACTCCTCCGGCGGCGCACACGTCACCTACCACCGGGACATGTTCAGCGAGCATCTGCTGCTGCATCCGATGTCCGCTCCGATGGCGTTGCGCTGGCTGTCCGATCGCTTCGCGGGCCGACCGCTCGGCGCCAACCTGGCGCGCACCACCTGGCCGACGCTGTTCAATCCGTCGACCTACCGCGGTATGGCGCGGTTGGCGGTCATCACGGCGAAGGTGCTGACCGGACGGCGTCTTCGCCGGCTGCCGCTGTCGGTTCTGGACCGCTGA
- a CDS encoding PrsW family intramembrane metalloprotease — protein sequence MTQTEAPATSTPNAVSSPAGPARVPVVYQPRSAVFWLYVITLVLSTYLLLSADGSAFGMVMDAQLWLAPLWIVFIVVLFWLMFKFDPYRSARRYPQALLAGTALGGTTALVMAVNGNVALGGVWSRYLSPETMAAWQASLTAPIIEEASKGMCAAVILVLCSSVFHRISHALLVGMFVGFGFDVMEDLTYATREAIYSLDSDLAGAMPNLIQRVLTAVPAHWAYTGLFAVGVMLLLPTFTGPPQWSYARRVLLALPLMATASFMHFFWDSPIGGGLVKIAVSLVVFLIPVWWLLRFERQWVTERIAAGRSDGTLAAVPDDVLDSLPTRKARRALRKQARRSGGRRAKKAMRQVQNDALELVQSSG from the coding sequence GTGACCCAGACCGAGGCACCCGCCACGTCGACACCGAACGCCGTATCGAGCCCAGCCGGACCGGCCCGGGTGCCGGTGGTGTACCAGCCGCGTTCTGCGGTGTTCTGGCTGTACGTGATCACCCTGGTACTGAGCACCTACCTGCTGCTGAGCGCCGACGGCAGCGCCTTCGGCATGGTGATGGACGCGCAGCTCTGGTTGGCGCCACTGTGGATCGTCTTCATCGTCGTGCTGTTCTGGTTGATGTTCAAATTCGACCCGTACCGCAGCGCGCGGCGCTACCCGCAGGCGCTGCTCGCCGGAACCGCACTCGGGGGCACCACCGCATTGGTGATGGCCGTCAACGGCAACGTCGCGCTCGGCGGCGTCTGGTCGCGTTATCTGTCGCCGGAGACGATGGCGGCCTGGCAGGCGTCGCTGACCGCGCCGATCATCGAAGAAGCCTCCAAGGGCATGTGTGCGGCGGTCATCCTTGTGCTGTGTTCGTCGGTGTTCCACCGGATTTCGCACGCCCTGTTGGTCGGGATGTTCGTCGGGTTCGGTTTCGACGTCATGGAGGACCTGACCTACGCCACCCGGGAAGCGATCTACAGCCTGGACTCCGATCTCGCCGGTGCCATGCCGAACCTGATCCAGCGGGTGCTGACCGCAGTTCCCGCGCACTGGGCCTACACGGGGTTGTTCGCGGTGGGCGTCATGCTGCTGCTGCCCACCTTCACCGGTCCGCCGCAGTGGTCTTATGCCCGCCGGGTGCTGCTGGCCCTGCCGCTGATGGCCACCGCGTCCTTCATGCATTTCTTCTGGGACTCACCGATCGGCGGCGGATTGGTCAAGATCGCCGTCAGCCTGGTGGTGTTCCTGATCCCGGTGTGGTGGTTGCTGCGTTTCGAACGTCAGTGGGTGACCGAACGCATCGCGGCCGGACGCTCCGACGGGACTCTTGCCGCGGTGCCCGACGATGTTCTCGACTCACTGCCGACGCGCAAGGCGCGGCGTGCGCTGCGTAAGCAGGCTCGGCGTAGCGGCGGACGGCGTGCCAAGAAGGCGATGCGGCAGGTGCAGAACGACGCGCTGGAGCTGGTGCAGTCCTCGGGCTAA
- a CDS encoding LysE family transporter: MTWQVWLAFVGAAIAISIVPGPGAVQSMATGMSEGLRRGWWSVLGLQIGLMLQLVLVAAGVGAIVAGSAVAFTVVKWLGVAYLAYLAIRQWRAAPRDLRDEMQAAAPGSRRALVLRGFLVNATNPKGLVFFLAALPQFVTPAMPLLPQYLAIGLTMLAVDIVVMGIYTGLAGRMVGWLHNARQQTFLNRAISTMFALAAVVLSLVRRAAPA, from the coding sequence ATGACCTGGCAGGTATGGCTGGCGTTCGTCGGCGCCGCGATCGCGATCAGCATCGTTCCCGGCCCCGGCGCGGTGCAGTCGATGGCCACCGGGATGTCCGAGGGACTGCGTCGTGGTTGGTGGAGCGTGCTCGGGCTGCAGATCGGCCTGATGCTGCAACTGGTGTTGGTCGCAGCCGGAGTCGGTGCCATCGTCGCGGGTTCGGCGGTCGCGTTCACGGTCGTCAAATGGCTCGGCGTTGCCTACCTGGCCTATCTGGCGATCCGGCAATGGCGCGCGGCGCCAAGGGATCTGCGCGACGAGATGCAGGCTGCGGCACCGGGTAGCCGGCGCGCTCTGGTGCTGCGCGGATTCCTGGTCAACGCGACCAACCCCAAGGGGTTGGTCTTCTTCCTGGCCGCACTCCCCCAGTTCGTCACTCCGGCCATGCCGCTGTTGCCCCAGTATCTGGCGATCGGGCTGACGATGCTCGCCGTCGACATCGTGGTCATGGGCATCTACACCGGCCTGGCCGGGCGGATGGTCGGCTGGCTGCACAATGCCCGGCAGCAGACCTTCCTCAACCGCGCCATCTCGACGATGTTCGCCCTGGCCGCCGTTGTGCTGTCGCTGGTGCGCCGGGCTGCACCCGCCTGA
- the nadA gene encoding quinolinate synthase NadA, with the protein MTVLDRTGALTSVLAARIVDGPGGYGGIVPDGQWAAEVRRLADLRNATLLAHNYQLPAIQDVADHVGDSLALSRIAAEASEGTIVFCGVHFMAETAKILSPDKTVLIPDQRAGCSLADSITADELRAWKDEYPDAVVVSYVNTTAAVKALTDICCTSSNAVEVVASIPEDRTVLFCPDQFLGAHVRRVTGRKNLHVWAGECHVHAGINGDELAAQARSHPDAELFVHPECGCATSALYLAGEGAVPEERVKILSTGGMLDAARETRARQVLVATEVGMLHQLRRAAPEVDFLAVNDRASCSYMKMITPAALLRCLVEGADEVHVDADVAAAGRKSVQRMIEIGQPGGGE; encoded by the coding sequence ATGACGGTCCTGGATCGCACCGGCGCACTCACCAGCGTGCTGGCTGCACGCATCGTCGACGGCCCCGGCGGATACGGCGGCATCGTGCCCGACGGGCAGTGGGCCGCAGAGGTGCGCAGGCTCGCTGATCTGCGCAACGCGACGCTGCTGGCGCACAACTACCAGCTGCCGGCCATCCAGGATGTGGCAGACCACGTCGGTGACTCGCTCGCGCTGTCGCGCATCGCCGCCGAGGCGTCCGAAGGCACGATCGTGTTCTGCGGTGTGCACTTCATGGCCGAGACGGCGAAGATCCTCAGCCCGGACAAGACGGTGCTCATTCCCGATCAGCGCGCAGGTTGCTCGCTGGCGGACTCCATCACCGCCGACGAACTGCGGGCCTGGAAGGACGAGTACCCCGACGCCGTCGTGGTGTCCTATGTGAACACCACCGCCGCAGTCAAGGCGCTCACCGATATCTGCTGCACCTCCTCGAACGCGGTCGAGGTCGTGGCCTCCATCCCGGAAGACCGCACCGTGCTGTTCTGCCCCGATCAGTTCCTGGGAGCGCACGTCCGCCGTGTCACCGGCCGCAAAAATCTGCACGTCTGGGCCGGTGAATGCCACGTGCACGCCGGTATCAACGGTGACGAGCTGGCCGCGCAGGCCCGCTCGCACCCGGATGCTGAGCTGTTCGTGCATCCCGAATGCGGTTGTGCCACCTCGGCGTTGTACCTCGCCGGTGAGGGCGCCGTGCCCGAGGAGCGGGTGAAGATCCTGTCCACCGGCGGCATGCTCGACGCCGCGCGTGAGACCCGCGCCCGCCAGGTCCTGGTCGCCACCGAGGTCGGCATGCTGCACCAGTTGCGCAGGGCGGCACCGGAAGTCGACTTCCTCGCGGTCAACGACCGGGCGTCGTGCAGCTATATGAAGATGATCACCCCCGCGGCGTTGCTGCGCTGCCTGGTCGAGGGTGCCGATGAGGTGCACGTGGACGCCGATGTCGCCGCGGCCGGGCGTAAGAGTGTGCAGCGCATGATCGAGATCGGGCAGCCCGGCGGCGGGGAATGA
- the nadC gene encoding carboxylating nicotinate-nucleotide diphosphorylase has product MHALTDAERAEARALIERALDEDLRYGPDVTTEATVPADAVTTAAMASREHGVAAGVDVAVLVLDAVLGADGYTVLERLADGTRVQPGQALLRVQAPTRGLLTAERTMLNLVCHLSGIATATAKWVDAVDGTGARIRDTRKTLPGMRALQKYAVRVGGGVNHRMGLGDAALIKDNHVAAAGSVLAALAAVRATAPDIACEVEVDSLEQLDDILGADVELVLLDNFPVWQTQIAVQRRDSRSPATKLESSGGLSLESAAAYAATGVDYLAVGALTHSVRVLDIGLDS; this is encoded by the coding sequence ATGCACGCACTGACCGATGCCGAACGCGCCGAGGCCCGTGCCCTCATTGAGCGCGCGCTGGACGAGGACCTGCGCTACGGCCCGGATGTCACAACCGAGGCCACCGTGCCGGCAGACGCGGTCACCACCGCGGCCATGGCCTCACGTGAGCACGGTGTCGCCGCCGGTGTCGACGTGGCCGTCCTGGTGCTCGACGCCGTGTTGGGTGCCGACGGCTACACCGTGCTCGAGCGGCTGGCCGACGGCACCCGGGTGCAGCCCGGTCAGGCGCTGCTGCGGGTGCAGGCACCCACCCGGGGTCTGTTGACGGCCGAGCGCACGATGCTCAATCTGGTCTGTCATCTGTCCGGTATCGCCACCGCGACAGCCAAATGGGTCGACGCGGTGGACGGCACGGGTGCACGCATCCGCGACACCCGCAAAACCCTGCCCGGCATGCGCGCCCTGCAGAAGTACGCCGTACGGGTGGGCGGCGGGGTCAACCATCGGATGGGTCTCGGTGATGCCGCCTTGATCAAGGACAACCATGTGGCCGCGGCCGGTTCGGTGCTCGCCGCCCTTGCGGCGGTGCGGGCCACCGCGCCGGATATCGCCTGTGAGGTCGAGGTCGATTCGCTCGAGCAGCTCGACGACATCCTCGGTGCCGATGTCGAATTGGTGCTGCTGGACAACTTCCCGGTGTGGCAGACCCAGATCGCCGTGCAACGCCGCGACAGTCGCTCACCGGCCACCAAACTGGAGTCCTCGGGCGGCCTTTCGCTCGAGTCGGCGGCGGCGTACGCCGCCACCGGCGTCGATTATCTGGCCGTCGGCGCGCTCACCCATTCGGTCCGGGTGCTCGACATCGGGTTGGACAGTTAG
- a CDS encoding L-aspartate oxidase has protein sequence MTAPGGGSAATRGTSACGGAGFWQQRADVVVIGTGVAGLVAALAAARAGRKVVVLSKVGETATFYAQGGIAVVLPSTEDSVQAHVADTVAAGGGLCDADAVRSIVADGYAAVSELVADGARFDESRPGQWSLTREGGHTRRRIIHAGGDATGAEVQRALDAAAARLDIRHHHVAVQICRDGAGVTGVLVHSEAGPGLLHAPSVILATGGLGHLYSATTNPVGSTGDGVSLALRAGVGVGDIEFVQFHPTMLFAGAAGGRRPLITEALRGEGAILVDRHGGSVTAGVHPLGDLAPRDVVAAAIDARLRATGDACVYLDATGVPDVAERFPTVTAACRAAGIDPVRQPIPVVPGAHYSCGGVHTDVHGRTELAGLFAAGEVARTGMHGANRLASNSLLEGLVMGGRAGRAAAAHAEQAGATRAVFDGPPRAPMLERSTLQHAMSRDASVVRDAAGLDQLTAVLAGAVDRPLTDRQRVEDAALTLTARAVAAAALARNESRGCHHRADHPDSDDAQAYSATVRLDDSGAPKVVAPLAAS, from the coding sequence ATGACCGCCCCCGGGGGCGGGAGCGCAGCGACCCGGGGGACCAGCGCGTGCGGTGGTGCCGGCTTTTGGCAGCAGCGCGCTGACGTCGTCGTCATCGGGACCGGGGTCGCCGGGTTGGTCGCCGCCTTGGCCGCGGCGCGGGCGGGCCGAAAGGTCGTGGTGCTCAGCAAGGTCGGCGAGACGGCCACCTTCTATGCCCAGGGCGGGATCGCCGTGGTCCTGCCGAGCACCGAGGATTCGGTGCAGGCGCATGTGGCCGACACGGTGGCCGCCGGCGGCGGACTATGCGATGCCGACGCTGTGCGATCCATCGTCGCCGACGGATACGCCGCGGTGTCGGAACTGGTCGCCGACGGGGCCCGGTTCGACGAATCCCGGCCCGGGCAGTGGTCGCTGACCCGCGAGGGTGGCCACACCCGCCGCCGCATCATCCACGCCGGCGGTGATGCCACCGGAGCGGAGGTGCAACGCGCCCTCGATGCCGCTGCGGCGCGGCTGGACATCCGCCATCACCATGTGGCGGTGCAGATCTGCCGGGACGGTGCCGGTGTCACCGGTGTGCTGGTGCACAGCGAGGCCGGACCGGGACTGTTGCATGCGCCATCGGTGATCCTCGCCACCGGTGGGCTGGGCCATCTCTATTCCGCCACCACCAATCCGGTGGGTTCCACCGGCGATGGCGTGTCCCTGGCCTTGCGGGCCGGCGTCGGGGTCGGCGATATCGAGTTCGTCCAGTTCCATCCGACCATGCTGTTCGCCGGAGCGGCCGGCGGCCGCCGACCGCTGATCACCGAGGCCCTGCGCGGTGAGGGGGCGATTCTCGTCGACCGCCACGGTGGTTCGGTGACCGCGGGCGTGCATCCACTCGGCGACCTGGCGCCCCGGGATGTGGTCGCGGCCGCGATCGATGCGCGCCTGCGCGCCACCGGGGACGCCTGCGTCTATCTCGACGCGACCGGTGTGCCCGATGTCGCCGAGCGCTTTCCGACCGTCACCGCGGCCTGTCGGGCCGCCGGCATCGACCCGGTCCGCCAACCCATCCCGGTGGTACCGGGTGCGCATTACAGCTGTGGAGGAGTGCACACCGATGTGCACGGCCGTACCGAACTGGCAGGTTTGTTCGCCGCGGGCGAGGTGGCCCGCACCGGTATGCACGGCGCCAACAGGTTGGCCTCCAACAGTCTGTTGGAAGGCCTTGTCATGGGCGGACGCGCGGGCCGGGCCGCGGCCGCGCACGCCGAGCAGGCGGGAGCCACCCGTGCGGTGTTCGACGGCCCACCGCGCGCGCCGATGCTGGAACGCAGCACGCTGCAGCACGCCATGAGTCGCGATGCTTCGGTCGTTCGCGATGCCGCCGGGCTGGACCAGCTGACCGCGGTGCTCGCCGGTGCCGTCGACCGCCCGCTGACCGACCGGCAGCGTGTCGAGGATGCGGCGCTTACCCTCACGGCACGAGCCGTGGCCGCGGCGGCATTGGCACGCAACGAATCCCGCGGTTGTCACCACCGCGCGGACCATCCCGACAGCGATGACGCCCAGGCGTACAGCGCCACCGTGCGACTCGATGATTCCGGTGCGCCGAAGGTGGTCGCACCGCTGGCGGCAAGCTGA
- a CDS encoding histidinol-phosphate transaminase — protein sequence MSAARITLDDLPLRDSLRGKSPYGAPQLAVPVRLNTNENPHPPTQALVDDVAESVRDAAAELHRYPDRDAVALRTDLAEYLRAQTGVDVGVDNVWAANGSNEILQQLLQAFGGPGRRAIGFVPSYSMHPIISDGTQTQWLEAARAEDFGLDTDRAVAAITEHRPDVVFLASPNNPSGQSVTPDELRRVLDAAPGVVIVDEAYGEFSSQPSAIGLIADHPAKLIVTRTMSKAFAFAGGRLGYLIADPAVIDAILLVRLPYHLSALTQAGARAALRHADETLGSVQTLIEERGRIASALTGMGYRVIPSDANFVLFGGFADAPAVWQRYLDAGVLIRDVGVPGYLRTTVGLAEENDVFLDVSATIAESGVLKQNQGVS from the coding sequence GTGAGCGCGGCCAGGATCACCCTCGACGACCTTCCGCTGCGCGACAGTCTGCGCGGCAAATCGCCGTACGGCGCGCCGCAACTGGCGGTACCGGTGCGGCTGAACACCAACGAGAACCCGCACCCGCCGACTCAGGCGCTCGTCGACGATGTCGCCGAGTCCGTGCGTGATGCCGCCGCCGAACTGCACCGCTATCCCGATCGCGATGCGGTGGCCCTGCGCACCGATCTCGCCGAGTACCTGCGCGCCCAGACCGGCGTCGACGTCGGCGTCGACAATGTCTGGGCGGCCAACGGATCGAATGAGATCCTGCAGCAGCTGCTGCAGGCGTTCGGCGGTCCGGGTCGGCGCGCCATCGGTTTCGTGCCGTCCTACTCGATGCACCCCATCATCTCCGACGGCACCCAGACCCAATGGCTGGAGGCGGCCCGCGCCGAGGACTTCGGCCTGGACACCGATCGTGCCGTCGCGGCGATCACCGAGCACCGCCCCGACGTGGTGTTCCTGGCGAGCCCGAACAACCCCTCCGGGCAGAGTGTCACGCCGGATGAGCTGCGCCGGGTGCTCGATGCCGCGCCCGGGGTCGTGATCGTCGACGAGGCATATGGCGAGTTCTCCTCGCAGCCCAGCGCCATCGGGCTGATCGCGGACCATCCGGCCAAGCTCATCGTGACCCGCACCATGAGCAAGGCGTTCGCGTTCGCCGGCGGCCGGCTGGGCTACCTGATCGCCGATCCCGCCGTCATCGATGCGATCCTGTTGGTTCGGTTGCCCTATCACCTGTCCGCGCTGACGCAGGCCGGTGCACGCGCCGCGTTACGCCATGCCGACGAAACCCTGGGCAGTGTGCAGACACTGATCGAGGAGCGCGGTCGGATCGCGTCGGCGCTGACGGGCATGGGTTACCGCGTCATCCCCAGTGATGCCAACTTCGTGCTGTTCGGCGGTTTCGCCGATGCACCGGCCGTCTGGCAGCGCTATCTCGATGCCGGCGTGCTGATCCGCGATGTCGGCGTGCCCGGCTACCTGCGGACCACCGTCGGCCTCGCCGAAGAAAACGATGTCTTCCTCGATGTGAGTGCCACCATCGCCGAATCCGGCGTCCTGAAGCAGAACCAAGGAGTCTCATGA
- the hisD gene encoding histidinol dehydrogenase produces MSRIDLRGADLSVARLRTTLPRGGVDVDAVVPRVRPIVDDVMARGAVAALEYGQSFDGVLPDAVRVPAEKLDEALRLLDADVRAALEVAIERTRVVHADQRRTDTTTTLGPGAVVTERWMPVERVGLYVPGGNAVYPSSVVMNVVPAQTAGVDSLVIASPPQASNPPAFQGLPHPTILAAAALLGVDEVWAVGGAQAVALLAYGGADTSGEELAPVDMITGPGNIYVTAAKRICRSQVGIDAEAGPTEIAILADHTADPRHVAADLISQAEHDEMAASVLVTDSVALADAADAEVAAQLQTTVHRDRVTVALTGKQSAIVLVDDVEAGLKVVNAYAAEHLEIQTEDAAAVAARVRSAGAIFVGAWSPVSLGDYCAGSNHVLPTAGCARHSSGLSVQTFLRGIHVVEYDEAALKDVAGHVITLSKAENLPAHGEAVRRRFEQ; encoded by the coding sequence ATGTCCCGCATCGACCTGCGCGGTGCGGACCTTTCCGTGGCCCGGCTGCGTACCACCCTGCCGCGCGGCGGGGTGGACGTCGACGCCGTGGTTCCCCGGGTCCGTCCCATCGTCGACGATGTCATGGCCCGCGGCGCCGTGGCGGCGCTGGAATACGGTCAGTCCTTCGACGGCGTGCTGCCCGACGCCGTCCGGGTGCCCGCCGAGAAACTGGACGAGGCGCTCCGGCTCCTGGATGCCGATGTGCGGGCCGCCCTCGAGGTCGCCATCGAGCGCACCAGAGTGGTGCATGCCGACCAGCGCCGCACCGATACGACGACGACGCTCGGTCCCGGTGCCGTCGTCACCGAACGCTGGATGCCCGTCGAGCGTGTCGGGCTCTATGTCCCCGGCGGTAACGCCGTCTACCCGTCGAGCGTCGTGATGAACGTCGTGCCGGCCCAGACCGCCGGTGTCGACTCGCTGGTGATCGCGAGTCCGCCGCAGGCTTCCAACCCGCCGGCGTTCCAGGGTCTGCCGCATCCGACCATCCTGGCCGCGGCCGCCCTGTTGGGCGTCGATGAGGTGTGGGCCGTCGGCGGCGCGCAGGCGGTGGCTCTGCTGGCCTACGGCGGCGCCGACACCTCGGGTGAAGAACTCGCCCCGGTGGACATGATCACCGGGCCCGGCAACATCTACGTCACCGCCGCCAAGCGCATCTGCCGCTCCCAGGTCGGTATCGACGCCGAGGCGGGCCCCACCGAGATCGCGATCCTTGCCGATCACACCGCCGACCCGCGCCATGTCGCCGCCGATCTGATCAGCCAGGCCGAGCACGACGAGATGGCCGCCAGCGTGCTGGTGACCGACAGCGTGGCGCTGGCCGACGCCGCCGACGCGGAGGTGGCCGCCCAGTTGCAGACCACGGTGCACCGCGATCGGGTCACCGTCGCGCTCACCGGAAAGCAGTCGGCGATCGTGCTGGTCGATGATGTCGAGGCCGGGTTGAAGGTCGTCAATGCCTATGCCGCCGAGCATCTGGAGATCCAGACCGAGGATGCCGCGGCGGTCGCTGCGCGGGTGCGCTCGGCCGGTGCGATCTTCGTCGGGGCATGGTCCCCGGTGAGCCTCGGCGACTACTGCGCCGGGTCGAATCACGTGCTGCCCACCGCCGGGTGTGCCCGGCACTCCAGTGGATTGTCGGTGCAAACGTTCCTGCGCGGTATCCACGTCGTGGAATACGACGAGGCCGCACTCAAAGATGTTGCCGGTCATGTGATCACGCTGTCGAAGGCGGAGAATCTGCCTGCCCACGGCGAGGCCGTCCGGCGGAGGTTCGAGCAGTGA